In Thauera sp. JM12B12, one DNA window encodes the following:
- a CDS encoding amino acid ABC transporter permease, which produces MRNPESSPPQQTSMLNDPRIRGMVFQVLAIATVVAVGWYLFHNTQSNLAQRGITSGFDFLDSSAGFGILQSLIPYSESDTYGRVFLVGLLNTLLVAVLGIILATAIGFIIGIARLSPNWLMSRLAAIYIEIFRNIPPLLQIFFWYFAVLRTMPGPRQSHALGDTIFLNIRGLYLPSPSAAEGFGIFVTALGVAIVACIALARWARVRREATGQSFPLFALCAVLIIALPAAAIGVAGAPLQWSVPELAGFNFRGGWVVIPELVALTLALSIYTAAFIAEIVRSGIQSVSHGQTEAARSLGLRPGPTLRLVILPQAMRVIIPPLTSQYLNLVKNSSLAAAIGYPDLVSVFAGTALNQTGQAIETIAITMSVYLAISLAISVLMNIYNKRIALVER; this is translated from the coding sequence ATGCGCAATCCGGAAAGCAGCCCGCCGCAGCAGACCTCCATGCTCAACGACCCCAGGATACGGGGCATGGTGTTCCAGGTGCTCGCGATCGCGACCGTGGTCGCGGTCGGCTGGTACCTGTTCCACAACACGCAGTCCAACCTCGCGCAACGCGGCATCACCTCGGGGTTCGACTTCCTGGACAGCTCCGCCGGTTTCGGCATCCTGCAGTCGCTCATCCCCTACAGCGAGAGCGACACCTACGGCCGCGTCTTCCTCGTCGGCCTGCTCAACACGCTGCTCGTCGCCGTGCTCGGCATCATCCTGGCCACGGCGATCGGCTTCATCATCGGCATCGCGCGCCTGTCGCCGAACTGGTTGATGAGCCGCCTGGCCGCCATCTACATCGAAATCTTCCGCAACATTCCGCCGCTGCTGCAGATCTTCTTCTGGTACTTCGCGGTGCTGCGGACCATGCCGGGGCCCCGCCAGAGCCACGCACTCGGCGACACGATCTTCCTGAACATACGCGGCCTCTACCTGCCCTCGCCGAGTGCGGCGGAAGGCTTCGGGATCTTCGTCACCGCGCTCGGCGTCGCCATCGTCGCCTGCATCGCGCTGGCGCGCTGGGCAAGGGTCAGACGGGAAGCGACCGGTCAGTCCTTTCCGCTGTTCGCGCTTTGCGCCGTGCTGATCATCGCGCTGCCCGCGGCGGCCATCGGTGTCGCCGGCGCCCCGCTGCAGTGGAGCGTTCCGGAGCTGGCGGGCTTCAATTTCCGCGGCGGCTGGGTGGTGATCCCGGAGCTGGTGGCGCTCACCCTGGCGCTATCGATCTACACCGCCGCGTTCATCGCCGAAATCGTTCGCTCGGGCATCCAGTCCGTCAGCCACGGCCAGACCGAAGCTGCCCGCTCGCTGGGGCTGCGCCCGGGGCCGACGCTGCGCCTGGTCATCCTGCCGCAGGCGATGCGGGTGATCATCCCGCCGCTCACCAGCCAGTACCTCAACCTGGTCAAGAACTCGTCGCTCGCCGCTGCGATCGGCTACCCGGACCTCGTCTCCGTGTTCGCGGGCACTGCGCTCAACCAGACCGGGCAGGCGATCGAGACCATCGCCATAACGATGTCCGTCTATCTGGCGATCAGCCTCGCGATCTCGGTCCTGATGAACATCTACAACAAGCGCATCGCGCTGGTCGAACGCTGA
- a CDS encoding amino acid ABC transporter substrate-binding protein: MKPVRTVALSILAATTLGLSTQASAGSTLDAVMKKGHVQCGVSDGLPGFSYTDAQGNHKGIDVDVCRAVAAAVFGDASKVRFTPLTAKERFTALQSGEVDILSRNTTWTSSRDAGMGLHFAGVTYYDGQGFLVNKKLGVKSAKELDGAAVCIQAGTTTELNLADYFRSKGMKYTPITYDKSDETIVALEAGRCDVLTSDQSQLYAQRIKLANPDDYVVLPEVISKEPLGPLVRQGDDEWFNIVRWTLFALLNAEEAGITSANVVKEAAGSTNPDVRRLLGADGDYGKDLKLSKDWVLNMVKQVGNYGEMFERNVGMGSELKIARGQNALWNAGGLQYAPPVR, translated from the coding sequence ATGAAGCCTGTAAGAACCGTAGCCCTGTCCATTCTCGCCGCCACGACGCTGGGTCTGTCGACCCAGGCCAGCGCAGGCAGCACACTCGATGCCGTCATGAAGAAGGGGCATGTGCAGTGCGGCGTCAGCGATGGCCTGCCGGGCTTCTCCTATACCGACGCGCAGGGCAACCACAAGGGCATCGATGTGGACGTTTGCCGGGCCGTCGCCGCTGCCGTGTTCGGCGATGCGAGCAAGGTTCGCTTCACGCCGCTGACTGCCAAGGAGCGCTTCACTGCGCTGCAGTCGGGAGAGGTCGACATCCTGTCGCGCAATACGACCTGGACGAGCTCACGCGATGCCGGCATGGGCCTGCACTTCGCCGGGGTCACGTATTACGACGGCCAGGGCTTCCTCGTTAACAAGAAGCTCGGCGTGAAGAGCGCGAAGGAGCTCGACGGCGCTGCGGTCTGCATCCAGGCGGGCACGACGACCGAGCTCAACCTCGCGGACTACTTCCGCAGCAAGGGGATGAAGTACACCCCGATCACCTACGACAAGTCCGACGAGACCATCGTCGCGCTGGAGGCCGGCCGTTGCGACGTGCTCACCTCGGACCAATCGCAGCTTTACGCGCAGCGCATCAAGCTCGCCAACCCTGACGACTACGTGGTGCTCCCCGAAGTGATCTCCAAGGAGCCCCTGGGCCCGCTGGTGCGCCAAGGCGACGACGAGTGGTTCAACATCGTGCGCTGGACGCTGTTCGCTCTCCTCAACGCAGAGGAGGCCGGCATCACGTCCGCCAACGTCGTGAAGGAGGCGGCAGGCTCGACCAACCCCGACGTCCGCCGCCTGCTCGGCGCCGATGGCGACTATGGCAAGGACCTGAAGCTCTCCAAGGACTGGGTGCTCAACATGGTCAAGCAGGTCGGCAACTACGGCGAGATGTTCGAGCGCAACGTCGGCATGGGCAGCGAGCTCAAGATCGCACGCGGCCAGAACGCGCTGTGGAACGCCGGCGGCCTGCAGTATGCGCCCCCGGTGCGCTGA
- the bamE gene encoding outer membrane protein assembly factor BamE: MKRLLAWICGLLSAIGITACDYINVKELQPGVSTAQEVRERFGPPHMEWRNEDGSLTWEFSRQPQGIECFMITIGPDQILRQIDQVLNEETFARVQHGMNGDQVRRLLGKPASSQFFQLKQETVWEWRISHGPDGTSDAVFFTVSFNNEGRVTGTGRYTQYKR, translated from the coding sequence ATGAAGCGCCTGCTAGCCTGGATCTGCGGCCTGTTGTCAGCGATCGGCATCACCGCCTGCGATTACATCAATGTGAAGGAACTCCAGCCCGGAGTCTCGACCGCGCAGGAGGTGCGCGAGCGCTTCGGTCCGCCGCACATGGAATGGCGCAACGAGGACGGCTCGCTGACCTGGGAGTTCAGCCGCCAGCCGCAGGGCATCGAGTGCTTCATGATCACGATCGGTCCGGACCAGATCCTGCGCCAGATCGACCAGGTGCTGAACGAGGAGACCTTCGCCCGGGTCCAACACGGCATGAACGGCGACCAGGTCCGTCGCCTGCTCGGCAAACCGGCGTCCAGCCAGTTCTTCCAGCTCAAGCAGGAGACGGTCTGGGAGTGGCGGATCTCGCATGGGCCCGACGGCACCAGCGATGCGGTCTTCTTCACGGTCTCGTTCAACAACGAGGGCCGGGTCACGGGCACCGGACGCTATACCCAGTACAAGCGCTAG
- the metH gene encoding methionine synthase, with protein MQADRSIELRQLLAERILILDGAMGTMIQQEKLGETDYRGARFLDHPKDLKGNNDLLVLTRADVIAGIHRAYLEAGADIVETNTFNATRVSQAEYGLETLAYELNVEGARLVRQLCDEYTARNPAKPRFCAGVLGPTSRTLSISPDVNDPGYRNITFDALVDDYYDSARGLLEGGADILLIETIFDTLNAKAAVFAIEKLFDDLGRRWPVMISGTITDASGRTLSGQTAEAFWNSLSHAQPISFGLNCALGADQLRQYVEELSNVCDTHVSAHPNAGLPNPLSPTGYDETPEHLAGEIREWAQSGLVNIVGGCCGTTPAHIAAIAQAVAGLAPRAVPVLEKKLRLSGLEPFNVGSDALFVNVGERTNVTGSKAFARMILEGRFDDALAVARQQVENGAQVIDINMDEAMLDSVAAMERFCKLIASEPDISRVPIMLDSSKWSVIETGLKCIQGKGVVNSISMKEGEAEFLRQARLARRYGAAVIVMAFDEQGQADTFRRKTEICERAYRLLTKPVAEGGAGFPPEDIIFDPNIFAIATGIEEHDNYAVDFINAVAWIKDNLPYAKTSGGVSNVSFSFRGNDPVREAIHTVFLYHAIKAGLSMGIVNAGQLGVYDELDPVLRDKVEDVVMNRKPGAGEALVELAQTVKGQARESTQDLAWRAWSVEERLSHALVKGITEFVVADTEEVRAKLEAEGKPPLAVIEGPLMAGMSVVGDLFGAGKMFLPQVVKSARVMKQAVAHLIPYIEAEKLRTGASSKGRIIMATVKGDVHDIGKNIVGVVLGCNGYEVIDLGVMVPAAKILEAAKEHGAQAIGLSGLITPSLEEMSHVAAEMKRQGFSVPLLIGGATTSRNHTAIKIAPHYDQPVVYVPDASRAVGVVTALLSEGQSEAFKAEVAADYEKIRALHANKKGVQLVSLEAARANAFRTDWSAERVAACSTAHQAGYAPYQPPRPNMLGVQAIDVELGELVDYIDWGPFFQTWDLAGRFPAILDDEVVGETARNVFADGKAMLEKIVADGWLQAKAVFGLFPANAVGDDIELYTGEDRKHLAMVWHGLRQQHERPAGKPHWCLADFVAPKDSGVPDWVGAFAVTAGLGIEARVAEFEAAHDDYHAIMLKSLADRLAEACAEWLHERVRRECWGYAADETLDNAALIAEQYRGIRPAPGYPACPDHTVKGALFELLDARHNAGMELTESYAMMPAAAVSGFYFAHPESHYFAISRIGRDQLEDWARRTGMDVDEAARWLAPLL; from the coding sequence ATGCAAGCCGATCGCAGCATCGAACTCCGCCAGCTTCTCGCCGAGCGCATCCTGATCCTGGATGGCGCGATGGGCACGATGATCCAGCAGGAGAAGCTGGGCGAGACCGACTACCGCGGCGCGCGCTTCCTCGATCACCCCAAGGACCTCAAGGGCAACAACGACCTGCTCGTGCTCACGCGCGCGGACGTGATCGCCGGCATCCATCGCGCCTACCTCGAGGCCGGGGCGGACATCGTCGAGACCAACACCTTCAACGCCACCCGGGTGTCGCAGGCCGAATACGGGCTCGAGACGCTGGCCTACGAGCTCAACGTCGAGGGTGCGCGACTGGTGCGCCAGCTGTGCGACGAATACACCGCGAGGAACCCCGCCAAGCCGCGCTTCTGCGCCGGCGTGCTGGGGCCGACCTCGCGCACGCTGTCGATCTCGCCCGATGTGAACGACCCGGGCTACCGCAACATCACGTTCGACGCGCTGGTCGACGACTACTACGACTCGGCCAGGGGTCTGCTCGAAGGCGGTGCAGACATCCTGCTGATCGAGACCATCTTCGACACCCTCAACGCCAAGGCCGCGGTGTTCGCGATCGAGAAGCTCTTCGACGACCTCGGCAGGCGATGGCCGGTGATGATCTCCGGCACGATCACCGACGCCTCCGGTCGCACGCTGTCGGGCCAGACCGCGGAAGCCTTCTGGAACTCGCTCAGCCACGCGCAGCCGATCAGCTTTGGCCTCAACTGTGCGCTCGGCGCCGACCAGCTGCGCCAGTACGTGGAGGAGCTGTCCAATGTCTGCGACACCCACGTGTCCGCCCACCCCAACGCCGGCCTGCCCAACCCGCTGTCGCCCACCGGCTACGACGAGACGCCCGAGCACCTCGCCGGCGAGATCCGCGAGTGGGCGCAGAGCGGGCTGGTGAACATCGTCGGCGGCTGCTGCGGCACCACCCCGGCGCACATCGCGGCGATCGCGCAGGCGGTCGCGGGCCTTGCCCCGCGCGCCGTGCCGGTGCTGGAGAAGAAGCTGCGCCTGTCGGGCCTGGAACCCTTCAACGTCGGCAGCGATGCGCTCTTCGTCAACGTCGGCGAGCGCACCAACGTCACCGGCTCCAAGGCCTTCGCGCGCATGATCCTCGAGGGCCGCTTCGACGACGCGCTCGCGGTGGCGCGCCAGCAGGTCGAGAACGGCGCCCAGGTCATCGACATCAACATGGACGAGGCGATGCTCGATTCGGTCGCCGCCATGGAGCGCTTCTGCAAGCTCATCGCCTCCGAGCCCGACATCTCGCGCGTGCCGATCATGCTCGACTCGTCGAAGTGGTCGGTGATCGAGACCGGCCTCAAGTGCATCCAGGGCAAGGGCGTGGTCAACTCGATCTCGATGAAGGAGGGCGAGGCCGAGTTCCTGCGCCAGGCCCGTCTGGCGCGCCGCTACGGCGCCGCGGTGATCGTGATGGCCTTCGACGAGCAGGGCCAGGCCGACACCTTCCGCCGCAAGACCGAGATCTGCGAGCGCGCCTACAGGCTGCTGACGAAGCCCGTCGCCGAGGGCGGCGCCGGCTTCCCGCCCGAAGACATCATCTTCGACCCCAACATCTTCGCCATCGCCACCGGCATCGAGGAGCACGACAACTACGCGGTCGACTTCATCAACGCGGTGGCGTGGATCAAGGACAACCTGCCGTACGCCAAGACCTCGGGTGGGGTGTCGAACGTCAGCTTCAGCTTCCGCGGCAACGACCCGGTGCGCGAGGCGATCCACACCGTGTTCCTGTACCACGCGATCAAGGCCGGCCTGTCGATGGGCATCGTCAACGCCGGCCAGCTCGGCGTGTATGACGAGCTCGACCCGGTGCTGCGCGACAAGGTCGAGGACGTGGTGATGAACCGCAAGCCCGGGGCGGGCGAGGCGCTGGTCGAGCTGGCGCAGACGGTGAAGGGCCAGGCCAGGGAATCCACCCAGGACCTCGCCTGGCGCGCGTGGTCGGTGGAAGAGCGCTTGAGCCACGCGCTGGTCAAGGGCATCACCGAGTTCGTCGTTGCCGACACCGAGGAGGTGCGCGCCAAGCTCGAGGCCGAGGGCAAGCCGCCGCTGGCGGTGATCGAGGGTCCGCTGATGGCGGGCATGAGCGTGGTCGGCGACCTCTTCGGCGCGGGCAAGATGTTCCTGCCCCAGGTGGTGAAGTCGGCGCGCGTGATGAAGCAGGCGGTCGCCCACCTGATCCCCTACATCGAGGCCGAGAAGCTGCGCACCGGCGCCAGCAGCAAGGGCCGCATCATCATGGCGACGGTCAAGGGCGACGTGCACGACATCGGCAAGAACATCGTCGGCGTGGTGCTCGGCTGCAACGGCTACGAGGTGATCGACCTCGGCGTGATGGTGCCGGCAGCGAAGATCCTGGAAGCGGCCAAGGAACACGGCGCGCAGGCGATCGGCCTGTCCGGGCTGATCACGCCCTCGCTCGAGGAGATGAGCCACGTCGCCGCCGAGATGAAGCGCCAGGGCTTTTCCGTGCCGCTCTTGATCGGCGGCGCCACCACCAGCCGCAACCACACCGCGATCAAGATCGCGCCGCACTACGACCAGCCGGTGGTGTATGTGCCGGACGCCTCGCGCGCGGTGGGCGTGGTCACCGCGCTGCTGTCCGAAGGCCAGAGCGAGGCCTTCAAGGCCGAGGTCGCCGCCGACTACGAGAAGATCCGCGCCCTGCACGCCAACAAGAAGGGTGTGCAGCTCGTGAGCCTCGAGGCCGCGCGCGCCAACGCCTTCCGTACCGACTGGAGCGCCGAACGCGTGGCCGCCTGCAGCACCGCCCACCAGGCCGGCTACGCCCCCTACCAGCCGCCGCGCCCCAACATGCTCGGCGTGCAGGCGATCGACGTCGAGCTCGGCGAGCTGGTCGACTACATCGACTGGGGTCCCTTCTTCCAGACCTGGGACCTCGCCGGCCGCTTCCCCGCCATCCTCGACGACGAGGTGGTGGGCGAGACCGCGCGCAACGTGTTCGCCGACGGCAAGGCCATGCTCGAGAAGATCGTCGCCGACGGGTGGCTGCAGGCGAAGGCGGTGTTCGGCCTGTTCCCCGCCAACGCGGTGGGCGACGACATCGAGCTCTACACCGGCGAGGACCGCAAGCACCTCGCCATGGTGTGGCACGGTCTGCGCCAGCAGCACGAGCGCCCGGCCGGCAAGCCGCACTGGTGCCTGGCCGACTTCGTCGCGCCGAAGGATTCCGGTGTGCCGGACTGGGTGGGCGCCTTCGCGGTGACCGCCGGCCTGGGCATCGAGGCCCGGGTCGCCGAGTTCGAGGCCGCGCACGACGACTACCACGCGATCATGCTCAAGAGCCTCGCCGACCGCCTTGCCGAGGCCTGCGCCGAATGGCTGCACGAGCGCGTGCGCCGCGAGTGCTGGGGCTACGCCGCCGACGAGACGCTCGACAACGCGGCGCTGATCGCCGAGCAGTACCGCGGCATCCGTCCGGCACCGGGTTATCCAGCCTGCCCGGACCATACCGTCAAGGGTGCGTTGTTCGAGCTGCTCGATGCGCGGCACAATGCCGGCATGGAACTGACCGAGAGCTACGCGATGATGCCGGCGGCGGCGGTGAGCGGTTTCTATTTCGCCCACCCCGAAAGCCACTACTTCGCCATCTCCAGGATCGGCCGCGACCAGCTCGAGGACTGGGCGCGCCGTACCGGCATGGACGTGGACGAAGCGGCACGCTGGCTCGCGCCGCTGCTGTGA
- a CDS encoding TRAP transporter fused permease subunit gives MPSTTALAARVAILWTLFQLWVASPLPLSLGVGQFAVGQLRSIHLAFALLLCFLLVPAHASSSIARRLDPALGGAAALCAAYGFLFYTPLSARPGDPWAIDVAVALGGLVLLLEAVRRLLGWPLLVFLLVLLAYVQLGPLAPDLIAHKGASLVHMMDRLWLGTDAVFGVALGISAEFIFLFVLFGALLECGGGGAFFMRSALALVGHMRGGPAKAAVAVSAATGLFSGASVINVVSTGPITIPLAKRVGYAPDKAAAIEVASSVNGQVMPPVMGAAAFLMVESVGIPYMDVLRHALISALVAYVGLLIIVHLEAVKAGLEGLPRPRVRWQVSLRRILAGLARGAAALAVLAMLVPLVRATVPEAGALAVAGALLAAYPLLLRFAARGALPVPLPASADGPPSPPAEVLRAGLYFLLPVGLLVWNLVVERAAPAFSVFWALALLAVIVLTQRPLLVLLRGQPRAALRPAWRQGVAELLDGVYAGARGMLVVAVATAAAGVVVGVGALSGIGLVMTEVVGVLAGGSMLMVLVLVAMVCLILGMGLPTSANYIVVSALMAPTIVTLGAQYGQPVPLIAAHLFVFYFGLLADVLPPGGLASHAAASIAGANPLQTGVRAFRYSMRMAVLPFMFVFNPQLLLIGVDHPLHAALTVAAATLGGFVFICFNQAWLLMKTTVAERLTLLLASFLFFHPGMFVEPLRPAYQRAEGGEMATVIERAAEGAQLRLVFERAVEAETPALRVVMLPAAATPSWSARFEAHGMRLVREASGARVAEVAFGSPAERVGVRVGDRLVAVERERGGPSVQWLYGLALALVAWVWRRQRRRLATR, from the coding sequence GTGCCGTCGACGACGGCGCTCGCGGCCCGGGTCGCCATCCTGTGGACGCTGTTCCAGCTCTGGGTGGCTTCGCCGCTGCCGCTGAGCCTCGGCGTCGGTCAATTCGCCGTCGGGCAGCTGCGCTCGATCCATCTGGCCTTCGCGCTGCTGCTGTGCTTCCTGCTGGTGCCCGCGCATGCGTCGTCGTCGATCGCGCGCCGGCTCGACCCTGCGCTCGGGGGGGCGGCAGCGCTCTGCGCCGCCTATGGATTCCTCTTCTACACCCCGCTCAGCGCTCGCCCGGGCGACCCATGGGCGATCGACGTCGCGGTCGCGCTCGGCGGGCTGGTGTTGCTGCTCGAGGCGGTGCGACGCCTCCTCGGCTGGCCGCTGCTGGTCTTCCTGCTGGTCCTGCTCGCCTACGTCCAGCTCGGCCCGCTCGCCCCGGACCTGATCGCGCACAAGGGCGCCTCGCTCGTGCACATGATGGACCGGCTGTGGCTGGGCACGGATGCAGTGTTCGGTGTTGCGCTCGGCATCTCGGCCGAGTTCATCTTCCTGTTCGTGCTGTTCGGCGCCTTGCTCGAGTGCGGAGGGGGGGGCGCCTTCTTCATGCGCAGCGCGCTTGCGCTCGTCGGCCACATGCGCGGCGGTCCGGCGAAGGCGGCCGTGGCCGTGTCGGCGGCGACCGGGCTGTTCTCCGGGGCGTCGGTGATCAATGTGGTGTCGACCGGGCCGATCACGATCCCGCTCGCGAAGCGCGTCGGCTATGCGCCCGACAAGGCGGCCGCGATCGAGGTTGCCTCTTCGGTCAACGGCCAGGTCATGCCGCCGGTGATGGGGGCGGCGGCCTTCCTCATGGTGGAGTCGGTGGGCATTCCCTACATGGACGTGCTGCGCCACGCGCTGATCTCGGCGCTGGTGGCCTATGTGGGCCTGCTGATCATCGTGCATCTGGAGGCGGTCAAGGCGGGGCTCGAGGGGCTGCCGCGTCCGCGCGTGCGCTGGCAGGTCTCGCTGCGCCGTATCTTGGCCGGCCTGGCACGCGGCGCCGCTGCGCTGGCCGTGCTCGCCATGCTGGTGCCGCTGGTGCGCGCGACGGTGCCGGAGGCGGGGGCGCTGGCGGTGGCGGGCGCGCTCCTCGCCGCGTATCCGCTGCTGCTGCGCTTCGCCGCGCGCGGCGCCTTGCCGGTACCCCTTCCGGCATCCGCGGACGGCCCGCCGAGTCCGCCCGCCGAGGTCTTGCGCGCGGGCCTGTATTTCCTGCTGCCGGTCGGTCTGCTGGTGTGGAACCTGGTGGTCGAACGGGCAGCGCCCGCGTTCTCGGTGTTCTGGGCGCTTGCGCTGCTCGCGGTCATCGTGCTCACCCAGCGGCCGCTGCTGGTGCTGCTGCGCGGCCAGCCGCGCGCGGCGCTGCGCCCGGCCTGGCGGCAGGGTGTGGCCGAGCTTCTCGACGGCGTCTACGCCGGGGCACGCGGCATGCTGGTGGTCGCGGTGGCGACTGCCGCTGCCGGGGTGGTCGTCGGCGTAGGGGCGCTGAGCGGCATCGGCCTGGTGATGACGGAGGTCGTCGGGGTGCTCGCCGGCGGCAGCATGCTGATGGTGCTCGTCCTCGTGGCGATGGTGTGCCTGATCCTGGGCATGGGCCTGCCCACCAGCGCGAACTACATCGTGGTGTCGGCGCTGATGGCGCCGACGATCGTCACCCTGGGCGCGCAGTATGGCCAGCCGGTGCCGCTCATCGCCGCGCATCTGTTCGTGTTCTATTTCGGCCTGCTGGCCGATGTGCTGCCACCGGGCGGCCTGGCGTCGCACGCGGCGGCCAGCATCGCCGGGGCCAATCCGCTGCAGACCGGCGTGCGCGCCTTTCGCTATTCGATGCGGATGGCGGTGCTGCCCTTCATGTTCGTCTTCAATCCGCAGCTCCTGCTGATCGGTGTCGATCATCCGCTGCACGCCGCACTCACGGTTGCCGCGGCGACCCTGGGCGGCTTCGTGTTCATCTGCTTCAACCAGGCCTGGCTGCTGATGAAGACGACGGTGGCCGAGCGCCTGACCCTGCTTCTGGCGTCGTTCCTGTTCTTTCACCCGGGCATGTTCGTCGAGCCGCTGCGGCCCGCCTACCAGCGCGCGGAGGGCGGGGAGATGGCGACGGTGATCGAGCGCGCCGCCGAGGGCGCACAGCTTCGCCTGGTGTTCGAGCGCGCCGTCGAAGCGGAGACGCCCGCATTGCGGGTCGTGATGCTGCCGGCCGCGGCGACGCCGTCGTGGTCCGCGCGCTTCGAGGCGCATGGCATGCGGCTGGTGCGCGAGGCATCGGGTGCGCGGGTGGCCGAGGTCGCCTTCGGCAGCCCGGCGGAGCGGGTCGGCGTCAGGGTGGGCGATCGCCTGGTGGCGGTCGAGCGCGAACGGGGCGGACCCTCTGTGCAGTGGCTGTACGGGCTCGCGCTGGCGCTCGTCGCCTGGGTCTGGCGCCGACAGCGCCGCCGGCTCGCCACCCGGTGA